From one Streptomyces mobaraensis genomic stretch:
- a CDS encoding NHL domain-containing thioredoxin family protein: protein MNAASPAPRRPRVRAPELVGAGGWLNTGGEELSLAALRGRIVILDFWTFCCVNCLHVLDELRELEEKHRDTTVIIGVHSPKFVHEAEHQAVVDAVERYGVHHPVLDDPELATWKQYAVRAWPTLVVVDPEGYVVAQHAGEGHAHALEALVTELEAEHEAKGTLRRGDTPYVAPEPVAGELRFPGKALALPGGGYLVSDTTRHQLVELAADGETVVRRIGTGERGFSDSPARFSEPQGLALLPDGRVAVADTVNHALRVYDPETHVVGTLAGTGRQWWQGADTAGPAREVALSSPWDLAWFADRLWIAMAGVHQLWAYDPAAGTVGVAAGTTNEGLVDGPAGEAWFAQPSGLAAAEDRLWVADSETSALRYVERDGDGFAVRTAVGTGLFDFGHRDGDAAQALFQHPLGVTALPDGSVAVADTYNHALRRYDPATGQVTTLATDLREPSGAVLDGDDIVVVESARHRLTRLRLPEEAVRVESVAHRTRREATEVAPGELLLDVVFHAPAGQKLDTRYGPSTRLLVSATPPELLAEGAGAGTDLARRVVLADGVGEGVLHVSAMAASCDDDPANEYPACHVHQQDWGVPVRVVPGGADRLPLVLAGLDA, encoded by the coding sequence ATGAACGCCGCTTCGCCCGCCCCCCGCCGCCCCCGTGTCCGTGCCCCCGAGCTCGTCGGTGCCGGTGGCTGGCTGAACACGGGGGGCGAGGAGCTCTCCCTGGCCGCGCTGCGGGGCCGGATCGTGATCTTGGATTTTTGGACCTTTTGCTGTGTGAACTGCCTGCACGTCCTGGACGAGCTCCGGGAGCTGGAGGAGAAGCACCGGGACACCACGGTGATCATCGGGGTGCACTCGCCGAAGTTCGTCCACGAGGCCGAGCACCAGGCCGTCGTCGACGCCGTCGAGCGGTACGGGGTCCACCACCCCGTCCTGGACGACCCCGAGCTCGCCACCTGGAAGCAGTACGCCGTCCGGGCCTGGCCCACGCTCGTCGTCGTCGACCCCGAGGGGTACGTCGTGGCGCAGCACGCGGGCGAGGGGCACGCGCACGCCCTGGAGGCGCTGGTCACCGAGCTGGAGGCGGAGCACGAGGCGAAGGGGACGCTGCGGCGCGGCGACACCCCGTACGTGGCCCCCGAGCCGGTCGCGGGGGAGCTGCGGTTCCCGGGGAAGGCGCTGGCCCTGCCCGGGGGCGGCTACCTGGTCTCGGACACCACCCGGCACCAGCTCGTCGAGCTCGCCGCGGACGGCGAGACCGTCGTCCGGCGGATCGGCACGGGGGAGCGCGGGTTCAGCGACAGCCCGGCGCGGTTCAGCGAGCCGCAGGGGCTCGCGCTGCTGCCCGACGGGCGGGTGGCCGTCGCCGACACCGTCAACCACGCGCTGCGCGTCTACGACCCGGAGACCCACGTGGTCGGCACGCTGGCCGGCACCGGCCGCCAGTGGTGGCAGGGCGCGGACACCGCCGGGCCGGCGCGCGAGGTCGCCCTGTCCTCGCCGTGGGACCTGGCCTGGTTCGCGGACCGGCTCTGGATCGCCATGGCCGGCGTGCACCAGCTGTGGGCCTACGACCCGGCCGCCGGCACCGTCGGCGTCGCGGCCGGCACCACCAACGAGGGCCTGGTCGACGGGCCCGCCGGGGAGGCGTGGTTCGCCCAGCCGTCCGGGCTGGCCGCCGCGGAGGACCGGCTGTGGGTCGCGGACTCGGAGACGTCCGCGCTGCGTTACGTCGAGCGCGACGGCGACGGCTTCGCGGTCCGCACCGCCGTCGGCACCGGCCTGTTCGACTTCGGGCACCGGGACGGCGACGCGGCGCAGGCCCTGTTCCAGCACCCGCTCGGCGTCACCGCCCTGCCCGACGGCTCGGTCGCCGTCGCCGACACCTACAACCACGCCCTCCGCCGCTACGACCCGGCGACCGGCCAGGTCACCACCCTGGCGACCGACCTGCGCGAGCCGTCCGGCGCGGTCCTCGACGGCGACGACATCGTCGTCGTGGAGTCCGCCCGGCACCGGCTGACGCGGCTGCGGCTGCCGGAGGAGGCGGTACGCGTCGAGTCCGTGGCCCACCGCACCCGGCGCGAGGCGACCGAGGTCGCGCCCGGCGAACTGCTGCTCGACGTCGTCTTCCACGCGCCGGCCGGCCAGAAGCTGGACACCCGGTACGGGCCGTCCACACGGCTGCTGGTCAGCGCCACGCCCCCGGAGCTGCTCGCCGAGGGCGCCGGCGCGGGCACGGACCTCGCCCGGCGCGTCGTTCTCGCGGACGGCGTCGGGGAGGGCGTGCTGCACGTCTCGGCGATGGCCGCGTCCTGCGACGACGACCCCGCCAACGAGTACCCCGCCTGCCATGTCCACCAGCAGGACTGGGGTGTTCCGGTTCGCGTCGTCCCCGGCGGGGCGGACCGGCTGCCGCTGGTCCTGGCCGGGCTCGACGCCTGA
- a CDS encoding DUF6458 family protein, protein MGMGWCIGLIATGAILTFAVDWHMEGVNLTLAGLILMAAGLIGLNAYVAVFKRRRTQPPPPAAPVVEEDHRFVR, encoded by the coding sequence ATGGGCATGGGATGGTGCATCGGCCTGATCGCGACAGGAGCGATCCTGACCTTCGCGGTCGACTGGCACATGGAAGGCGTCAACCTCACCCTCGCCGGCCTGATCCTCATGGCAGCCGGCCTCATCGGTCTCAACGCGTACGTCGCCGTCTTCAAGCGCCGCCGCACGCAGCCGCCCCCGCCGGCGGCGCCGGTGGTCGAGGAGGACCACCGGTTCGTCCGCTGA
- a CDS encoding DUF4232 domain-containing protein, with product MTHRLLRTTAVALTAAAALTLTACGGGGGGGGKGDGDGKSDKSAATASDAPPGAAGEDSAGKGAKKGDACAPADVKVEARPAKKPAGALLLVATAKKECTAYGFPFLRFDKDQATADMDAASKPKEPVRLAAGKAAYAGVRPTSPDGGTAREAKELSVGLQAANGDPVEGGEVPAALPGGKLRIDDSVRTSYWVASEGAALGG from the coding sequence ATGACCCACCGCCTCCTGCGGACCACCGCCGTCGCCCTCACCGCCGCGGCCGCCCTGACCCTCACCGCCTGCGGCGGGGGCGGTGGTGGCGGCGGCAAGGGTGACGGTGACGGCAAGAGCGACAAGTCGGCGGCTACGGCCTCCGACGCGCCGCCCGGCGCCGCGGGCGAGGACAGCGCGGGCAAGGGCGCCAAGAAGGGCGACGCCTGCGCGCCCGCCGATGTGAAGGTCGAGGCCCGCCCGGCGAAGAAGCCGGCCGGCGCGCTGCTCCTCGTCGCCACCGCGAAGAAGGAGTGCACCGCCTACGGCTTCCCCTTCCTCCGCTTCGACAAGGACCAGGCGACCGCCGACATGGACGCCGCCAGCAAGCCGAAGGAGCCGGTCCGGCTGGCCGCCGGGAAGGCCGCGTACGCCGGCGTCCGGCCCACCTCCCCCGACGGCGGGACGGCCCGCGAGGCCAAGGAACTGTCCGTCGGCCTCCAGGCGGCGAACGGGGATCCGGTGGAGGGCGGCGAGGTACCGGCGGCGCTGCCGGGCGGGAAGCTGCGGATTGACGATTCGGTGCGGACGTCGTACTGGGTGGCGAGCGAGGGCGCTGCGCTGGGCGGGTGA
- a CDS encoding M18 family aminopeptidase codes for MSTAHRFDRGHTDDLMSFLAASPSPYHAVANAAARLEKAGFRQLAETDAWDASAGGKFVIRGGALIAWYVPDGATAATPFRIIGAHTDSPNLRVKPRPDTGAHGWRQIAVEIYGGTLLNTWLDRDLGLSGRITLRGGEHRLVHVDRALLRVPQLAIHLDRAVNDGLTLDRQRHMTPLWGLGDVHEGDLVRFVAEEAGVGADEITGWDLMTHSVEPPAYLGRDRELLAGPRMDNLVSVHAGTAALTAAVTSESLPYIPVLAAFDHEENGSQSDTGAEGPLLGNVLERSVFARGGAYEDRARAFAGTICFSSDTGHAVHPNYAERHEPGHHPVANGGPILKTNANQRYATDGGGRAAFTEACERAGVPWQHFVSNNSVPCGSTIGPITAARHGIATVDIGIAILSMHSARELCGADDPHLLASVLTAFVAG; via the coding sequence ATGAGCACTGCGCACCGCTTCGACCGCGGCCATACCGACGACCTCATGTCCTTCCTGGCGGCGAGCCCCTCGCCGTACCACGCGGTGGCCAACGCCGCGGCCCGGCTGGAGAAGGCGGGTTTCCGGCAGCTCGCGGAGACCGACGCGTGGGACGCGTCGGCGGGCGGCAAGTTCGTCATCCGCGGCGGTGCGCTCATCGCCTGGTACGTGCCCGACGGCGCGACGGCCGCCACCCCCTTCCGCATCATCGGCGCGCACACCGACTCCCCCAACCTGCGCGTCAAGCCGCGGCCCGACACCGGCGCGCACGGCTGGCGCCAGATCGCCGTCGAGATCTACGGCGGCACCCTGCTCAACACCTGGCTCGACCGCGACCTGGGCCTCTCCGGGCGGATCACACTGCGCGGCGGCGAGCACCGGCTCGTCCACGTCGACCGCGCGCTGCTGCGCGTCCCACAGCTCGCCATCCACCTGGACCGCGCCGTCAACGACGGCCTGACGCTGGACCGGCAGCGGCACATGACCCCGCTGTGGGGCCTGGGCGACGTCCACGAGGGCGACCTCGTCCGCTTCGTCGCCGAGGAGGCGGGCGTCGGCGCCGACGAGATCACCGGCTGGGACCTGATGACGCACAGCGTCGAACCCCCGGCGTACCTCGGCCGCGACCGCGAACTCCTCGCCGGGCCGCGGATGGACAACCTCGTCTCCGTCCACGCCGGCACCGCCGCCCTGACCGCCGCCGTCACCTCCGAATCGCTGCCGTACATCCCCGTCCTCGCCGCGTTCGACCACGAGGAGAACGGCAGCCAGTCCGACACCGGCGCCGAGGGCCCACTGCTCGGAAACGTCCTGGAACGCTCGGTGTTCGCGCGCGGCGGGGCGTACGAGGACCGGGCGCGCGCCTTCGCCGGCACCATCTGCTTCTCCTCCGACACCGGCCACGCCGTGCACCCCAACTACGCGGAGCGGCACGAGCCCGGCCACCACCCCGTCGCCAACGGCGGCCCCATCCTCAAGACCAACGCCAACCAGCGCTACGCGACGGACGGCGGCGGGCGGGCCGCGTTCACCGAGGCATGCGAACGGGCCGGCGTGCCCTGGCAGCACTTCGTCTCCAACAACTCCGTCCCCTGCGGCAGCACCATCGGCCCGATCACCGCCGCCCGGCACGGCATCGCCACCGTCGACATAGGCATCGCTATCCTCTCCATGCACTCCGCCCGCGAACTCTGCGGCGCGGACGACCCGCATCTGCTCGCCTCGGTGCTCACCGCCTTCGTGGCGGGCTGA
- a CDS encoding acyl-CoA dehydrogenase, producing MGHYKSNLRDIEFNLFEVLGRDKLYGTGPFAEMDVETAKDILSEIARLSENELAASYADTDRNPPVFDPETNTAPVPDTFKKSYQAYMDAEWWRLGIPEEIGGTVAPRSLLWGFAETILGSNPAVWMYSSGPAFAGVLFAEGTEQQKHIAKIAVEKQWGSTMVLTEPDAGSDVGAGRTKAVRQEDGSWHITGVKRFITSGEHDMADNILHYVLARPEGAGPGTKGLSLFLVPKYEFDFETGELGDRNGVYATNVEHKMGLKASNTCEMTFGDKHPAKGWLIGEKHDGIRQMFMIIEFARMMVGTKAIATLSTGYLNALEYAKERVQGPDLANFMDKTAPKVTITHHPDVRRSLMTQKAYAEGMRALVLYTAAVQDEIMVKEAAGEDTKALNGLNDLLLPIVKGYGSEKSYEQLAQSLQTFGGSGYLQEYPIEQYIRDAKIDTLYEGTTAIQGQDFFFRKIVRDQGQALTTLSEEIKKFLAEAAGGEELAAAREQLAKAAGELEAIVGTMLTDLAATEKDVKSIYKVGLNTTRLLMASGDVVVGYLLLRGAAVAAEKLPAAAAKDKAFYTGKIAAAKFFAANVLPGVSVERTLAENVDQSLMELDEAAF from the coding sequence ATGGGCCACTACAAGTCGAATCTCCGCGACATCGAGTTCAACCTCTTCGAGGTGCTCGGCCGCGACAAGCTGTACGGCACCGGCCCGTTCGCGGAGATGGACGTCGAGACCGCCAAGGACATCCTGTCGGAGATCGCCCGCCTCTCGGAGAACGAGCTGGCCGCGTCCTACGCCGACACCGACCGGAACCCGCCGGTCTTCGACCCCGAGACCAACACCGCGCCCGTCCCGGACACCTTCAAGAAGAGCTACCAGGCGTACATGGACGCCGAGTGGTGGCGCCTGGGCATCCCGGAGGAGATCGGCGGCACGGTCGCGCCGCGCAGCCTCCTGTGGGGCTTCGCGGAGACGATCCTCGGCTCCAACCCGGCCGTCTGGATGTACTCCTCGGGCCCGGCCTTCGCGGGTGTGCTGTTCGCGGAGGGCACCGAGCAGCAGAAGCACATCGCGAAGATCGCGGTCGAGAAGCAGTGGGGCTCGACCATGGTCCTCACCGAGCCGGACGCCGGTTCGGACGTGGGCGCCGGCCGCACCAAGGCGGTGCGGCAGGAGGACGGCTCCTGGCACATCACCGGCGTGAAGCGGTTCATCACGTCGGGTGAGCACGACATGGCCGACAACATCCTCCACTACGTGCTGGCCCGCCCCGAGGGCGCCGGTCCGGGCACCAAGGGCCTGTCGCTCTTCCTCGTGCCCAAGTACGAGTTCGACTTCGAGACCGGTGAGCTGGGCGACCGCAACGGCGTCTACGCCACCAACGTCGAGCACAAGATGGGCCTCAAGGCGTCCAACACCTGCGAGATGACCTTCGGCGACAAGCACCCCGCCAAGGGCTGGCTCATCGGCGAGAAGCACGACGGCATCCGCCAGATGTTCATGATCATCGAGTTCGCGCGGATGATGGTCGGCACGAAGGCCATCGCCACCCTCTCCACCGGCTACCTGAACGCCCTGGAGTACGCCAAGGAGCGCGTGCAGGGTCCCGACCTGGCCAACTTCATGGACAAGACGGCCCCCAAGGTCACCATCACGCACCACCCGGACGTGCGCCGCTCGCTGATGACGCAGAAGGCGTACGCGGAGGGCATGCGCGCCCTCGTCCTCTACACGGCCGCGGTCCAGGACGAGATCATGGTCAAGGAGGCCGCCGGCGAGGACACCAAGGCGCTGAACGGCCTCAACGACCTGCTGCTGCCGATCGTCAAGGGCTACGGATCCGAGAAGTCGTACGAGCAGCTGGCGCAGTCGCTCCAGACGTTCGGCGGCTCCGGGTACCTCCAGGAGTACCCGATCGAGCAGTACATCCGCGACGCCAAGATCGACACCCTCTACGAGGGCACCACCGCCATCCAGGGCCAGGACTTCTTCTTCCGGAAGATCGTCCGCGACCAGGGCCAGGCGCTGACCACCCTCTCCGAGGAGATCAAGAAGTTCCTCGCCGAGGCCGCCGGCGGCGAGGAGCTGGCCGCCGCCCGCGAGCAGCTCGCCAAGGCCGCCGGTGAGCTGGAGGCGATCGTCGGCACCATGCTGACCGACCTCGCCGCCACCGAGAAGGACGTCAAGTCCATCTACAAGGTCGGCCTCAACACCACCCGCCTGCTGATGGCCTCCGGTGACGTCGTCGTCGGCTACCTGCTCCTCCGCGGCGCGGCCGTCGCCGCCGAGAAACTGCCGGCCGCCGCCGCCAAGGACAAGGCGTTCTACACCGGCAAGATCGCCGCCGCGAAGTTCTTCGCCGCGAACGTCCTGCCGGGCGTCTCGGTCGAGCGCACCCTCGCCGAGAACGTCGACCAGTCGCTGATGGAGCTGGACGAGGCCGCGTTCTAA
- a CDS encoding SseB family protein, whose amino-acid sequence MYGYDQNVGQQGYAPPQQPGGYGEQPLYPEPSPPSLADAVRAFTTGSMSAEDFQVIFANSKVYCPRGENPGFLALHNTQHPVIPMFTSLKELRRYAGKESKYFVITGAEVIDLLPTGYGFVLDMEGDHRMVFDAKAVEQMVDFAMRRMYG is encoded by the coding sequence ATGTACGGCTACGACCAGAACGTGGGACAACAGGGCTACGCGCCGCCGCAGCAGCCCGGCGGCTACGGCGAGCAGCCGCTCTACCCCGAGCCGTCCCCGCCGTCGCTCGCCGACGCGGTACGGGCCTTCACCACCGGCTCGATGTCCGCCGAGGACTTCCAGGTGATCTTCGCCAACTCCAAGGTCTACTGCCCCCGCGGCGAGAACCCCGGCTTCCTCGCCCTGCACAACACCCAGCACCCGGTGATCCCGATGTTCACCTCCCTGAAGGAGCTGCGGCGCTACGCGGGCAAGGAGTCGAAGTACTTCGTCATCACCGGGGCGGAGGTGATCGATCTGCTGCCGACGGGGTACGGGTTCGTGCTCGACATGGAGGGGGACCACCGGATGGTGTTCGACGCGAAGGCGGTCGAGCAGATGGTGGACTTCGCGATGCGGCGGATGTACGGGTAG
- a CDS encoding trypsin-like serine peptidase → MRARSARTGTGASPGPRPGPGKAGYTVLFATVLALALLGVLVATRGAATDGPLAAGESSGHYAEPEGVGDAAADAMASAVRIEPGTPGRPVARAADRGAGRKARTDPLPPSRPLEAAPRDPSPAIGPLFSTDQDEPGHGCTASVVHSRERDLLVTAAHCVYTNGFRTDVAFAPGYHDGEAPYGVWVPTSIDVDPEWMSDRDEDHDVAFLRVRQVGTDTRVEDVTGAERIAFRPAVDRPARVLGYPGEGERPLACQSVVRRESASQLRFDCAGLPGGTSGSPLLTDVDADSGLGTVVGVLGGKDEGGDDETSYSSYFGGAVERLYRRATAG, encoded by the coding sequence ATGCGTGCCAGATCCGCCCGGACCGGAACGGGAGCGAGCCCCGGACCCCGGCCCGGCCCCGGCAAGGCCGGGTACACCGTCCTCTTCGCCACCGTGCTGGCCCTGGCCCTGCTGGGCGTACTGGTGGCGACCCGCGGCGCGGCCACCGACGGGCCGCTCGCCGCCGGCGAGTCCTCGGGGCACTACGCCGAGCCGGAGGGGGTGGGGGACGCGGCCGCGGACGCGATGGCCTCGGCGGTACGGATCGAGCCCGGTACGCCGGGGCGGCCCGTGGCGCGGGCGGCGGACCGGGGCGCGGGCCGGAAGGCGCGTACGGATCCCCTCCCACCGTCCCGGCCCCTGGAGGCCGCCCCCCGGGACCCCTCGCCCGCCATCGGGCCCCTCTTCTCCACCGACCAGGACGAGCCCGGCCACGGCTGCACCGCGAGCGTCGTCCACAGCCGGGAGCGGGACCTGCTGGTCACCGCCGCGCACTGCGTGTACACCAACGGCTTCCGCACCGACGTCGCCTTCGCCCCCGGCTACCACGACGGCGAGGCGCCCTACGGCGTCTGGGTACCGACCTCGATCGACGTCGACCCCGAGTGGATGTCCGACCGGGACGAGGACCACGACGTCGCGTTCCTGCGGGTGCGCCAAGTCGGCACCGACACACGGGTGGAGGACGTCACGGGCGCCGAACGCATCGCCTTCCGCCCGGCGGTGGACCGCCCGGCCCGGGTCCTCGGCTACCCGGGGGAGGGCGAGCGGCCGCTGGCCTGCCAGAGCGTGGTGCGGCGGGAGAGCGCTTCGCAGCTGCGGTTCGACTGTGCGGGGCTGCCCGGGGGGACGAGCGGGAGTCCGCTGCTCACGGATGTGGATGCGGATTCGGGGCTGGGGACGGTGGTGGGTGTGCTCGGGGGGAAGGACGAGGGCGGGGACGACGAGACGTCGTACAGCTCGTACTTCGGGGGCGCAGTGGAGCGGCTGTACCGGCGGGCGACCGCCGGGTGA
- a CDS encoding pirin family protein, with product MPAVTAENPLTLPRVTAPVGPAARPVLAVSTAPAGFEGEGFPVRRAFAGIDYRHLDPFIMMDQMGEVDYAAGEPKGTPWHPHRGFETVTYIIDGTFVHQDSHGGGGVITDGDTQWMTAGSGLLHIETPPEELVVSGGLFHGLQLWVNLPAKDKMIAPKYQDIRGGNVRLLASEDGGALVRLIAGDVAGHAGPGATHTPITMIHASLSPGARLVLPWRPDFNALAYGLAGHGTAGTERRPFRSGQAVVFGAGDALVVQAGDVQDSRSERFEVVLLGGLPLREPMMHYGPFVMNTHAELAQAFDDFKAGRLGTIPAS from the coding sequence ATGCCTGCTGTAACTGCGGAGAACCCGCTGACCCTGCCGCGCGTGACGGCACCCGTGGGCCCCGCGGCCCGCCCGGTGCTGGCGGTGTCCACCGCGCCCGCCGGGTTCGAGGGCGAGGGCTTCCCGGTCCGCCGGGCCTTCGCCGGCATCGACTACCGGCACCTCGACCCGTTCATCATGATGGACCAGATGGGCGAGGTGGACTACGCGGCCGGGGAGCCGAAGGGCACCCCCTGGCACCCGCACCGCGGCTTCGAGACGGTCACGTACATCATCGACGGCACCTTCGTGCACCAGGACTCGCACGGCGGCGGTGGCGTGATCACCGACGGCGACACCCAGTGGATGACCGCCGGCTCCGGACTGCTGCACATCGAGACGCCGCCCGAGGAACTGGTGGTCTCCGGCGGGCTGTTCCACGGCCTCCAGCTGTGGGTCAACCTGCCGGCCAAGGACAAGATGATCGCGCCCAAGTACCAGGACATCCGCGGCGGCAACGTCAGGCTGCTCGCCTCGGAGGACGGCGGCGCGCTGGTCCGGCTGATCGCCGGGGACGTCGCGGGCCACGCCGGCCCGGGCGCCACGCACACCCCGATCACGATGATCCACGCCTCGCTCAGCCCCGGCGCCCGCCTGGTGCTGCCCTGGCGGCCCGACTTCAACGCGCTGGCCTACGGGCTGGCCGGGCACGGCACGGCCGGCACAGAGCGGCGGCCGTTCCGCAGCGGGCAGGCGGTGGTCTTCGGGGCCGGGGACGCGCTGGTGGTCCAGGCCGGGGACGTCCAGGACTCCCGGAGCGAGCGGTTCGAGGTGGTGCTGCTCGGCGGGCTGCCGCTGCGCGAGCCGATGATGCACTACGGCCCGTTCGTCATGAACACCCACGCCGAACTCGCCCAGGCCTTCGACGACTTCAAGGCCGGGCGGCTGGGGACGATCCCCGCGTCCTGA
- a CDS encoding ATP-binding SpoIIE family protein phosphatase: protein MRTEDVLAAVATGLWHWDGATGRVTFDAEAARLLGLPAERTELSESAARARFHAVDWVEFQGIISVAVAEDALAEARIRVVDEAGRVRRTVRARTRQSAHGGPRSLVGILEEVPAPHPGTSPARTTVTGDWRRNREAFLLDAGRALAEARSTAEVLRVAAGLSMPGFEPSALAVFGTDGGRVTLIGHHGYALEDVSAFLEIPLDGNHPAPEVVRTGRAIYIPSPEDYARRFPQVWPLVARFGRKSWAFLPLINAGQTIGAWMAGFSVPVAFTPDERSVLTTVARMLAQALSRASVHESEKELSAGLQRSMMPTVQPDIPGMTVAARYVPTGGGLEVGGDWYDMIPLPSGRLALVIGDVQGHDVRAAGLMGQLRIALRAYASEGHHPDAVLSRASRFLSGINESGLSGVDDGVPPDPRFATCLYIEVDPATGLLVIARAGHPDPAIRMADGTMLVRATAGGLPLGIDPDTDYPTTRLLLEPGETMLVCTDGLIETGGHDLETGWSRLREVIEGEQAADDPEFLETLADALVQAVHGPSSHYTTGPLVDRREDDIALLLLRREAPAPAAARAAEPPPRRTVMSIAQAEPERIAEARQQVRDLMHDWPDPDQTDSAVLMVSEMLTNVLVHTDGDALLRASVSGERGHRRVRVDVADTSDELPHRRHPGEMASSGRGLVLMELLAGAWGVDPRGEGKNIWFELYEAGRPSPDELAAIT, encoded by the coding sequence ATGCGCACCGAGGACGTGCTGGCCGCCGTCGCGACCGGCCTGTGGCACTGGGACGGGGCCACGGGACGCGTCACCTTCGACGCCGAGGCCGCCCGGCTGCTGGGGCTGCCCGCCGAACGGACGGAGCTGTCGGAGTCGGCCGCGCGCGCCCGCTTCCACGCGGTGGACTGGGTGGAGTTCCAGGGCATCATCAGCGTGGCCGTCGCGGAGGACGCGCTCGCCGAGGCCCGCATCCGGGTGGTGGACGAGGCCGGCCGGGTACGCCGCACGGTCCGCGCCCGCACCCGCCAGTCGGCCCACGGCGGCCCCCGGTCGCTCGTCGGCATCCTGGAGGAGGTCCCGGCGCCGCACCCCGGCACCTCGCCCGCCCGGACGACCGTCACCGGCGACTGGCGCCGCAACCGGGAGGCGTTCCTGCTGGACGCGGGCCGGGCGCTGGCGGAGGCCCGGTCCACCGCCGAGGTGCTGCGGGTGGCGGCGGGCCTGTCGATGCCGGGGTTCGAGCCGTCGGCGCTGGCGGTCTTCGGCACCGACGGCGGCCGGGTGACGCTGATCGGCCACCACGGCTACGCGCTGGAGGACGTCTCGGCGTTCCTGGAGATACCGCTGGACGGCAACCACCCGGCGCCCGAGGTCGTCCGCACCGGCCGGGCCATCTACATCCCCTCCCCCGAGGACTACGCCCGCCGCTTCCCGCAGGTCTGGCCGCTGGTGGCCCGGTTCGGCCGGAAGTCCTGGGCGTTCCTGCCGCTGATCAACGCCGGGCAGACGATCGGCGCCTGGATGGCCGGGTTCAGCGTGCCGGTGGCCTTCACCCCGGACGAGCGGTCGGTGCTCACCACGGTCGCCCGGATGCTGGCGCAGGCGCTGAGCCGGGCGAGCGTCCACGAGTCGGAGAAGGAGCTCTCCGCCGGCCTCCAGCGCTCGATGATGCCGACCGTCCAGCCGGACATCCCCGGGATGACCGTGGCGGCCCGCTACGTGCCGACCGGCGGCGGCCTGGAGGTGGGCGGCGACTGGTACGACATGATCCCGCTGCCCTCCGGCCGGCTCGCGCTGGTCATCGGGGACGTCCAGGGGCACGACGTCCGGGCCGCCGGGCTGATGGGCCAGCTGCGGATCGCGCTGCGCGCCTACGCCTCCGAGGGGCACCACCCGGACGCCGTCCTCTCCCGCGCCTCCCGCTTCCTGTCCGGCATCAACGAGAGCGGCCTGTCCGGCGTCGACGACGGCGTCCCCCCGGACCCGCGCTTCGCCACCTGCCTCTACATCGAGGTGGACCCGGCGACCGGGCTGCTGGTCATCGCCCGGGCCGGCCACCCGGACCCGGCGATCCGGATGGCCGACGGCACCATGCTGGTCCGCGCCACGGCCGGCGGGCTGCCGCTGGGCATCGACCCGGACACCGACTACCCCACCACCCGGCTGCTCCTGGAACCCGGCGAGACCATGCTGGTCTGCACCGACGGCCTGATCGAGACCGGCGGGCACGACCTGGAGACCGGCTGGTCGCGGCTGCGGGAGGTCATCGAGGGCGAGCAGGCGGCGGACGACCCGGAGTTCCTGGAGACCCTGGCGGACGCCCTCGTCCAGGCCGTCCACGGCCCGTCCTCGCACTACACGACCGGGCCGCTGGTGGACCGGCGGGAGGACGACATCGCGCTGCTCCTGCTCCGCCGCGAGGCACCGGCCCCCGCCGCCGCGCGGGCCGCGGAGCCGCCGCCGCGGCGCACGGTGATGAGCATCGCCCAGGCCGAGCCGGAGCGCATCGCGGAGGCCCGGCAGCAGGTGCGGGACCTGATGCACGACTGGCCGGACCCGGACCAGACCGACTCGGCGGTGCTCATGGTCTCCGAGATGCTCACCAACGTGCTGGTGCACACGGACGGCGACGCGCTGCTGAGGGCGTCCGTGTCCGGGGAGCGCGGGCACCGGCGGGTGCGGGTGGACGTCGCGGACACCAGCGACGAGCTGCCGCACCGGCGCCACCCCGGCGAGATGGCCTCGTCGGGGCGCGGGCTGGTGCTGATGGAGCTGCTCGCCGGGGCCTGGGGGGTGGACCCGCGGGGCGAGGGCAAGAACATCTGGTTCGAGCTGTACGAGGCGGGGCGGCCGTCGCCGGACGAGCTGGCGGCGATCACCTGA